A genomic stretch from Podospora pseudoanserina strain CBS 124.78 chromosome 3, whole genome shotgun sequence includes:
- a CDS encoding hypothetical protein (EggNog:ENOG503NW17; COG:P), which translates to MSTAPEKEDKRDTSRVLGALLGVHAGDSLGATLEFMSWEEIQQKFPSPLRDIIGGGHFGWKAGDATDDTDLTRAVLLAYYDEARNDKKGQGGEGVVERAAWYFVDWFEGRDWPGRVKGRKPRDVGGATAQGIMAFKAYGDASKSGAGEGRAGNGSLMRCVPTALFQRDEGRMVEESMGISAVTHDDSCCVVSCVVYNALVGALVEGKNAEEAWQAGMEVLKGVGDKEKREGRGGGRVESAVGKVQRAMEGGRHRVKLDDFALHGPRSARNFREELPRGASGYVLESLKLAVAAMFDPRSLEDILVDVVRVGRDTDTNGAIAGGLLGARDGAEAIPLRWREKLQHGREFAEIAEYLLSSS; encoded by the coding sequence ATGTCAACCGcaccagaaaaagaagacaaaCGAGACACTTCCCGCGTGTTGGGAGCGCTGCTGGGCGTCCACGCAGGTGACAGCCTGGGCGCGACGCTAGAGTTCATGTCCTGGGAGGAGATCCAACAAAagttcccctcccctctgaGAGACATCATCGGCGGGGGGCACTTTGGGTGGAAGGCAGGGGATGCGACGGACGATACTGACCTTACGAGGGCGGTGCTGCTGGCTTATTATGATGAGGCGAGGAACGACAAAAAAGGgcagggaggggagggggtggtggaaagggcGGCGTGGTATTTTGTTGATTGGTTTGAGGGTAGGGATTGgccggggagggtgaaggggaggaagccgaggGATGTTGGGGGGGCCACGGCGCAGGGGATCATGGCGTTCAAGGCGTATGGGGATGCGAGCAAgtcgggggcgggggaggggagggcggggaatGGTAGTCTGATGAGATGTGTACCTACTGCCTTGTTTCAACGggatgaggggaggatggtggaggagagcaTGGGGATTTCGGCGGTTACGCATGATGACAGTTGCTGTGTTGTTAGCTGTGTGGTGTATAATGCTTTGGTGGGGGCTCTGGTGGAAGGGAAGAATGCGGAAGAGGCGTGGCAGGCTGGCatggaggtgttgaagggtgttggggacaaggagaagagggaggggagaggaggggggcgggttgAGAGTGCGGTGGGAAAGGTGCAGAgggcgatggaggggggCCGACATAGGGTAAAGCTGGATGATTTCGCACTCCACGGACCGAGGAGCGCAAGGAACTTTCGAGAGGAGCTCCCGCGGGGAGCCTCGGGCTATGTGCTCGAGTCCCTCAAGCTTGCTGTGGCCGCCATGTTTGACCCGAGGTCGTTGGAAGACATTCTCGTCGATGTTGTGAGAGTAGGACGGGATACGGATACCAACGGCGCCATTGCGGGAGGTCTCCTGGGGGCCCGGGACGGGGCCGAGGCGATACCACTGCGCTGGCGAGAGAAGCTGCAACATGGCAGGGAGTTTGCAGAAATTGCGGAGTACCTGCTGTCCTCGTCGTAG
- the CDS1 gene encoding phosphatidate cytidylyltransferase (BUSCO:EOG09261W90; COG:I; EggNog:ENOG503NY14): MAGRQGAGAIEPQAEKKTEMVAEPDSTLLTKPNPEATNTSAAPPATVSEYEKKKANFMVRTFWTLVMIAGFFAALLAGHIYVVLIITTIQIISFKEVIAIANIGSRARDLRFTKSLNWYWLATTMYFLYGESVVYYFRHIILVDKVLQPLSTHHRFISFCIYIFGFVIFVTSLKPGNLRFQFSQFAWTHMALFLINIQAHFILNNIFEGLIWFFLPAALVITNDIFAYICGITFGRTQLIKLSPKKTVEGFIGAWFSTMVVGLGLTWCLLRSNYFICPATNLATSILQDIHCDPNPVFIPRTYTTPEFFFLPPGHTVSITVAPMYFHTLVWATFASLIAPFGGFFASGLKRTFKLKDFGDSIPGHGGMTDRMDCQFIMGMFAFLYYQTFIAVRDYNPGAVLDMLVTGLGVEDQAHVVKGMLQIWARDGVISPTAAEQILNILGDNLASVSHHLTE; this comes from the exons atggccggAAGGCAGGGCGCGGGAGCCATCGAGCCccaagcagaaaaaaagaccgaGATGGTGGCCGAACCGGACTCGACATTGTTAACCAAGCCAAACCCCGAAGCGACGAACACTTCCGCCGCTCCGCCGGCGACAGTCTCCGAGTatgagaagaaaaaggccaaCTTCATGGTCAGGACATTTTGGACCTTGGTGATGATTGCCGGTTTCTTTGCTGCTCTGCTCGCCGGTCACATCTACGTCGTcttgatcatcaccaccatccaaatcatctccttcaaggaggtcatcgccatcgccaataTAGGCTCTCGGGCCCGCGACTTGCGCTTCACAAAGTCTTTGAACTGGTACTGGCTCGCGACCACCATGTACTTCCTGTATGGCGAGAGTGTTGTCTACTACTTCAGACACATCATTCTTGTCGACAAGGTCCTGCAGCCTCTGTCTACTCACCACCGCTTCATCAGTTTTTGCATTTACATCTTTG GTTTTGTCATCTTCGTCACCTCCTTAAAGCCAGGGAATTTGAGGTTTCAGTTCTCACAGTTCGCCTGGACGCATATGGCGCTgttcctcatcaacatccaggCCCACttcatcctcaacaacatcttTGAGGGTCTGATTTGGTTCTTCTTACCCGCCGCCCTTGTCATCACCAATGATATCTTTGCCTACATTTGCGGCATCACCTTTGGCCGCACTCAGCTCATCAAACTCTCGCCCAAGAAGACGGTCGAAGGTTTCATTGGCGCTTGGTTTTCGACCATGGTCGTCGGCCTGGGTCTCACCTGGTGCCTGCTCCGCTCCAATTATTTTATTTGCCCTGCAACAAACCTTGCCACGAGCATTCTGCAGGACATTCACTGtgaccccaaccccgtcttCATCCCGCGCACCTATACGACCCCCGAGTTCTTTTTCCTGCCTCCCGGCCATACCGTGAGCATTACGGTGGCGCCCATGTACTTTCACACCTTGGTCTGGGCCACGTTTGCATCGTTGATTGCCCCATTCGGCGGTTTCTTCGCCTCGGGTCTCAAGAGAACCTTCAAGCTCAAGGACTTTGGCGACTCGATCCCCGGTCACGGCGGCATGACGGACCGCATGGACTGCCAGTTCATCATGGGCATGTTTGCCTTCCTCTACTACCAGACCTTTATCGCCGTCCGGGACTACAACCCCGGTGCCGTGCTGGACATGCTGGTCACCGGGTTGGGCGTCGAGGACCAGGCGCACGTTGTGAAGGGCATGTTGCAGATTTGGGCCAGAGATGGTGTCATTTCCCCAACG GCTGCGGAGCAAATTTTGAACATCTTGGGTGACAACCTCGCCTCGGTGTCTCATCACCTGACAGAGTAA
- a CDS encoding hypothetical protein (EggNog:ENOG503NW17; COG:P) translates to MAAGNPHAPTNPSGLRQSITAGSYGSIDSGLSSSPDQPGTGYFDRRHSAGPSRPNPTEATSLLDSALDFKEHEHVHDGPCDHGTFSPRPTSPRSFLCGSGSARDGDSAAQSESEAEPATGGASAPAEGQNNAPRQRRPKTWAARMRSKKMSTSRDLAERHGIRDNALMYMSYYMPVLVWAREYSWSYFKGDFVAALTVAGMYVPMALSLADNLAHVPPINGLYSFVFNPFIYALLGSCPAMVIGPEAAGSLLVGTVIKGSVDKGEGGDNDAILHARICGIVAGLAGAMVLIAGVARLGFLDSVLSRPFLRGFISAIGAVIAVDQLIPELGLQKLAEEARVGHASSVDKLWFILGNLDKAHTLTFTVAATSFVVIMVCREIKRRLQPRYPGVAYIPDRFLVVVLSAFLTYYFEWDKAGVAVLGKVEAASGHSFTFRWPFKWSNMVYIREATSTAFLIALLGFFESSVAAKSLGGASFAEIQLSPNRELVALGVANIVGGCFMSLPGFGGYGRSKVNRSTGGRTPMSSIILSGLTLLCIAFCLPYLYYLPKPVLSSLISVVAWSLIEECPHDISFFLKIHAWNELGLMLTILLTTIFFSLTFGMAIGVFLSLLQVIRHATRPRIQILGRIPGTNRFENAEANPDRLEFIEGCLIVKIPEPLTFANTGELKTRLRRLELYGTSMAHPALPRLRREDSNRNIIFDIHGVTGLDGSGAQVLEEIVRDYRQRGVRIFFSRVPSRDSKVGRTLIRSGIMDLAGGEDHFVNDVSEALKLSEVEEGGEGVLN, encoded by the exons ATGGCGGCGGGCAATCCTCACGCGCCGACGAACCCGAGCGGCCTGCGCCAGAGCATCACAGCCGGATCGTACGGATCCATCGACTCGggcttgtcctcctcccccgaccaGCCCGGTACCGGCTACTTTGACCGGAGACACTCGGCCGGCCCGAGCCGCCCAAACCCCACCGAAGCGACCTCTCTCCTCGACTCGGCCCTCGACTTCAAGGAACACGAACACGTCCACGACGGCCCCTGCGACCACGGCACCTTCTCCCCTCGCCCGACAAGCCCCCGGTCGTTCCTCTGTGGCAGTGGCAGTGCCAGAGACGGCGACAGCGCAGCTCAATCCGAAAGCGAAGCCGAGCCGGCAACGGGTGGTGCTTCCGCCCCGGCAGAGGGGCAAAACAATGCACCACGGCAGCGCAGGCCAAAAACatgggcggcgaggatgcgCAGCAAAAAGATGAGCACGAGTAGGGATCTTGCTGAGCGGCACGGCATCCGGGACAATGCGCTCATGTACATGTCGTATTACATGCCTGTGCTGGTCTGGGCCAGGGAGTACAGCTGGAGCTACTTCAAGGGCGACTTTGTGGCCGCGCTGACGGTGGCGGGCATGTACGTCCCCATGGCGCTGTCGCTGGCGGACAATCTGGCCCATGTCCCGCCCATCAATGGGTTGTATTCGTTTGTTTTCAACCCGTTCATATACGCGCTTTTGGGGAGCTGTCCGGCGATGGTTATCGGGCCCGAGGCCGCGGGGTCGCTGCTTGTGGGGACGGTGATCAAGGGGAGCGTGGataagggggagggaggggacaaTGATGCGATTTTACATGCGAGGATTTGTGGCATTGTGGCCGGGCTGGCGGGGGCGATGGTGCTGATTGCCGGCGTGGCGAGGCTCGGGTTTTTGGATAGTGTGCTGTCGAGGCCGTTCCTTCGGGGCTTTATCAGTGCCATTGGTGCCGTGATTGCAGTTGACCAGCTGATTCCCGAGCTGGGGTTGCAgaagctggcggaggaggcgcgTGTTGGACACGCGAGCAGTGTTGACAAACTGTGGTTTATCCTCGGGAACTTGGACAAGGCGCACACGCTGACGTTCACTGTGGCTGCTACGAGCTTTGTTGTCATCATGGTCTGTCGGGAGATCAAAAGGAGATTGCAGCCCCGATATCCGGGGGTGGCCTACATTCCAGATCGGttcctggtggtggttctgtcGGCCTTTTTGACATACTATTTTGAATGGGACAAGGCCGGTGTTGCTGTCCTGGGCAAGGTCGAGGCAGCAAGTGGGCACTCGTTCACTTTCCGCTGGCCGTTCAAGTGGTCCAACATGGTGTATATCCGCGaagccaccagcaccgccttCCTGATTGCTCTGCTGGGTTTCTTCGAGTCGTCTGTTGCCGCAAAGAGTCTGGGCGGAGCGTCGTTCGCGGAGATCCAGCTCAGTCCCAACCGGGAGCTCGTTGCGTTGGGCGTCGCCAATATCGTTGGCGGGTGCTTCATGAGCTTGCCTGGGTTTGGCGGCTATGGCAGGAGCAAAGTGAACAGGTCGACCGGTGGGAGAACACCCATGTCGTCCATCATCCTGAGCGGCCTGACACTGCTCTGCATTGCCTTTTGCTTGCCCTATCTCTACTATCTCCCG AAACCAGTGCTTTCATCCCTGATCTCGGTCGTTGCGTGGTCACTGATCGAGGAATGCCCTCACGAcatctccttctttctcAAGATCCACGCGTGGAACGAGCTGGGCCTCAtgctcaccatcctcctgaCCACCATATTCTTTAGCCTGACGTTCGGCATGGCCATTGGCGTCTTCTTGTCACTCCTGCAAGTCATCCGGCATGCCACGCGCCCACGCATCCAGATCCTCGGTCGCATTCCGGGCACCAACCGGTTCGAGAATGCCGAGGCCAATCCGGACAGATTGGAGTTTATTGAGGGATGCCTGATCGTCAAGATCCCAGAACCTTTAACTTTTGCCAACACGGGTGAGCTCAAGACAAGACTGCGGCGGCTGGAGCTGTACGGGACTAGCATGGCGCATCCTGCCCTGCCCAGACTGCGCAGGGAAGACTCCAACAGAAATATCATCTTTGACATCCACGGCGTCACGGGCCTGGATGGGAGCGGTGCGCAGGTCTTGGAGGAGATTGTCAGAGACTACCGCCAGAGGGGCGTCAGAATCTTCTTCAGCCGGGTGCCATCGCGGGATTCCAAGGTGGGCAGGACACTGATTCGTAGCGGGATTATGGACCTGGCAGGGGGAGAGGACCACTTTGTGAATGATGTGTCCGAGGCACTCAAATTGagcgaggttgaagagggaggagagggcgtgCTCAACTGA
- a CDS encoding hypothetical protein (COG:S; EggNog:ENOG503NXIT), whose protein sequence is MDNPPAANILGTLGAICWSIQLLPQIIINHRRHHATGLQPAMMMLWAWAGVPLGVYNIVSSFNLALQAQPQILAFLSLVTWGQCLYYQHRWTAIETLSVAVPIGMVMAGVEVGLVFALRNRNGQDWAMTLMAALSALLLALGVLRHYVDIWKHRTVRGISFLFVGIDALGDVFSLVSVVFQKELDVLGMVIYGTELALWLGVFAAGGWYDLLPKVRQRWGSGREGKGGETRGEELGRGQAENNNTGIATGLATLHDGASSTSVFRTASR, encoded by the exons ATGGACAACccaccagcagccaacatcctTGGCACCCTCGGAGCG ATCTGCTGGTCgatccagctcctcccccaaataatcatcaaccaccgccgccatcacgCCACCGGGCTGCAACCCGCCATGATGATGCTCTGGGCCTGGGCCGGCGTCCCCCTGGGAGTCTACAAcatcgtctcctccttcaacctcgccctgCAGGCCCAACCTCAGATCCTCGCCTTCCTAAGCCTCGTCACCTGGGGGCAGTGTCTCTACTACCAGCATCGCTGGACAGCGATCGAGACCCTGTCCGTGGCGGTGCCGAtcgggatggtgatggcgggtgTGGAGGTCGGGCTGGTGTTCGCGCTGCGGAACAGAAACGGGCAAGACTGGGCGATGACGCTCATGGCGGCGTTGTCTGCCCTGTTGCTTGCGCTGGGCGTGCTGAGGCATTACGTCGATATATGGAAACATCGGACCGTGAGGGGGATTTCCTTCTTGTTTGTGGGGATTGACGCGCTCGGGGATGTCTTCTCGCTGGTGTCGGTCGTTTTCCAGAAAGAGCTGGACGTGTTGGGAATGGTGATTTACGGGACCGAATTGGCTCTCTGGTTGGGAgtttttgctgctggcgggTGGTATGACCTCCTGCCCAAGGTCCGGCAAAGGTgggggtcggggagggagggaaaggggggagaaacgaggggggaggagttgggacGGGGCCAGGCCGAAAATAACAACACGGGGATAGCAACCGGGCTGGCTACTTTGCACGATGGGGCGTCATCAACATCCGTTTTTCGGACGGCATCAAGGTGA
- a CDS encoding hypothetical protein (EggNog:ENOG503P1MN; COG:S) yields MSDNDLTVEEKVAIAALVISLFALLGVVLQYVQAVIGRINGLSIRDKEVLGKWAEHAKISFRWFRGEVQYEAPIIFMAASDNTRGPIDDKEIWYVDGTRESCEKTRVELPTNDLRERVHTHKNELATWILAIEAAQMMERDSKQWEANEWRKFATESGMRSPVTLPYEGPVSLAVAIQPMRRSFDKHPAVKRPYATTAICHIIELCAVLGIYWKEFDRDNNKYRAEGNGYSVLGNRVHDFGLVFTFEKPGWPRFEKNRVIPTSEVKELSFGNVPTFYRDKKDDRNWKAPINEQKDLKTLQLGSRTEIAETLNLIRCNEYTTQCYSDQTKKHVHLFPVVFEVLAMLARPFHIKDRPFTYLPNPVAFALNKQAFSPRRLLSEFRKRLNFEINTDQGPKYTPPTELANIDRLASDLEEELPKRDGEYSPKCLNDLHEAIDEVGDSILKKTSKDVVLDVLRRHVQEVLLAINTSQRDIDWAEYSPTAAAPPPTGRPTHLPMSASAPGTPAQPPLLPPMPTDEGATGDVSFDDLLKTPHEKREAALIKHYFDDIRIRAVSLDDTNQHYDQEAAQASKDIHYSEPGYDGLGLVGLQQTTTAQTMGTMSEDGTGNTTTHSSPRPPTLGINSRRATGTFSNGRLPPTPSRAETWRKHGLTNTEIRRNTIWFALVFRMICWLLLHDFDKKDVQLPKSELMGSRLSVFIV; encoded by the coding sequence ATGAGCGACAACGATCTCACTgtggaggaaaaggtggcCATTGCCGCCCTGGTCATCTCACTTTTCGCTTTGCTTGGCGTAGTATTGCAGTATGTCCAAGCCGTCATTGGGAGGATCAACGGTCTCTCGATTCGCGACAAAGAGGTCTTGGGAAAATGGGCAGAACACGCCAAGATCAGCTTCAGGTGGTTCCGGGGCGAGGTGCAGTACGAGGCGCCCATCATATTCATGGCCGCCAGCGACAACACGAGGGGTCCcatcgacgacaaggagATTTGGTACGTGGACGGCACGCGCGAGAGCTGTGAAAAGACCAGAGTTGAGCTGCCGACCAACGATCTGAGGGAGCGGGTCCACACGCACAAGAACGAGCTGGCGACGTGGATCTTGGCCATCGAGGCGGCGCAGATGATGGAGCGGGACTCGAAGCAGTGGGAGGCGAACGAGTGGAGGAAGTTTGCGACGGAGAGCGGCATGCGAAGCCCTGTCACTCTTCCGTATGAGGGGCCGGTGTCGCTGGCGGTGGCTATTCagccgatgaggaggagttttGACAAGCATCCTGCGGTGAAGAGGCCTTACGCGACGACGGCGATTTGTCATATCATCGAGCTCTGCGCTGTGCTTGGGATATACTGGAAGGAGTTTGACCGTGACAACAACAAGTACCGCGCCGAGGGGAACGGGTATAGTGTGCTCGGGAACAGGGTCCATGACTTTGGTCTGGTGTTCACGTTCGAGAAGCCCGGCTGGCCGAGGTTCGAGAAGAACAGGGTGATACCGACGTCTGAGGTCAAAGAGCTCAGTTTTGGGAACGTCCCGACCTTTTATCgggacaagaaggacgacAGGAATTGGAAAGCGCCCATCAACGAGCAGAAAGATCTCAAGACGCTGCAGCTGGGGAGCCGTACCGAGATTGCCGAGACGCTCAACCTGATCCGGTGCAACGAGTACACGACGCAGTGCTATTCGGACCAAACAAAGAAGCATGTGCATTTGTTTCCTGTTGTCTTTGAAGTCTTGGCCATGCTGGCAAGGCCATTTCACATCAAGGATCGGCCATTCACTTATCTGCCCAACCCCGTGGCATTCGCTCTGAACAAACAGGCCTTTTCGCCCCGGCGCCTGCTGAGCGAGTTCCGCAAGAGGCTGAACTTTGAGATCAACACAGACCAGGGGCCAAAATACACACCCCCAACCGAACTCGCCAACATTGACAGACTGGCCAGCGACCTGGAAGAAGAGCTTCCCAAACGTGACGGAGAATACTCGCCCAAGTGCCTCAATGATCTGCACGAGGCCATTGACGAGGTAGGTGACAGCATCCTGAAAAAGACGTCCAAAGATGTCGTGCTCGACGTCCTCCGCCGTCATGTCCAGGAGGTTCTGCTGGCAATCAACACCTCTCAACGAGACATCGACTGGGCGGAATACAGCCCAACAGCTGCCGCCCCGCCGCCTACCGGGAGACCAACTCACCTCCCAAtgtcagcatcagcaccgGGCACACCGGCGCAACCCCCCCTGCTCCCACCGATGCCGACCGACGAAGGCGCAACAGGCGATGTGTCCTTTGACGATCTACTCAAGACACCACACGAGAAGCGCGAGGCGGCTTTGATCAAGCACTACTTTGACGATATCCGCATCAGGGCCGTCAGCCTTGACGACACAAACCAGCATTATGACCAGGAGGCTGCCCAAGCCTCCAAGGATATTCACTACTCCGAGCCCGGGTACGACGGGCTTGGTTTGGTGGGGCTGCAGCAGACGACAACGGCGCAGACAATGGGGACCATGAGTGAGGATGGCACCGGAAACACGACGACACACTCCTCACCCAGGCCGCCGACACTCGGGATCAACTCGAGGAGGGCCACAGGGACGTTCAGCAATGGCAGGCTACCGCCCACCCCGAGCAGGGCTGAAACATGGAGGAAGCACGGACTGACGAATACGGAGATCAGGAGGAACACCATCTGGTTTGCGCTGGTGTTTAGGATGatctgctggctgctgctacATGACTTTGACAAGAAGGATGTGCAGCTTCCCAAGAGCGAGCTGATGGGCAGTCGGCTGAGTGTGTTTATTGTATGA
- a CDS encoding hypothetical protein (EggNog:ENOG503NYSN; COG:S): MDDDFSDEDFLDQIDESDLQKLEENAIQLTQVQAQVQVSQRPPPLTHQHQHHQPQPQPQLQQQHVQQDSYGLDEDDDLDDTVVFEEIAQQSQPGGPKQTNSWATKSLPVQQARLNANLANTQRWNQHIPLPTGRPVYPPPPKYPQVPSSRPIPYHAPPSLRPVPPARPLPPPRPQHAPTQSQFARPPVPPVPRPYSVQPSHAGQSARPGPQGDIIAQLQSQLAAAQSELANARGEALIIRSKYDKIQNDRDSEVARLRKLHEETLAKHERELNDFRATTRNVTTELQFAQQDLREGLGRGKSKKKDGASTPKKNHKFWGQADGFDDMEVVSSPTKGSRRRDAIPTIPSAGERTPSKGGKRKRGHVFASPKHGLEVDENALGPDRGATREVITPTIIISTANALPYDFLRLVLDHSALRDQPPTFDLFSRFTFPSDPSQTFSTVIFQKLSRLGSPKEPLLLLADFAELVIDLWQRCLSERYHAPIYYLASLVLYTLDLNAVVVAPRITSSLVPVCTTTCQLIALQRHHSPDGDLCNHADPAIRQLSLDIDVTQCLALLYLTALGCAAPARGQAGAEETAETTKHSPLVQFWRTVEPEFVLRMLSVKHPERDWYGMLSLLWTSVLPDSIGPIPSPVLATSTARSKAKDLDQVSKETIKAVSLFLNESPRWAPKGSVKELEVRTATLRTLLIFTSSPYGMVQAARSEVVIPRLVTVLCWAIDRLYDLDGGLPAIVQNPAARGSIHSFTNEAEADDPDGQDGEEEKLASLLPRFIARAILLLHTLVTHPRTADVVQMGAKLSASQGGSQRYLLTLARLCFAEEELVLEAGIDLATAELARELIELSVTPVEGEEMSKAFG, encoded by the exons ATGGATGATGACTTTTCCGACGAAGACTTCCTGGACCAGATCGACGAAAGCGACCTCcagaagctcgaggagaaTGCCATCCAACTGACACAAGTCCAGGCCCAGGTCCAGGTCTCACAacgtccaccacctcttacacaccagcaccagcaccatcaaccGCAGCCACAGCCGcagttgcagcagcagcatgttCAGCAGGACAGTTACGGTCtcgacgaagatgacgaccTCGACGACACCGTTGTCTTTGAGGAGATTGCCCAGCAATCCCAGCCTGGTGGACCCAAGCAGACCAATTCGTGGGCCACCAAGTCGCTTCCCGTCCAGCAGGCCCGACTGAATGCCAATCTCGCCAACACCCAACGGTGGAATCAGCATATACCACTTCCTACAGGCCGGCCAGTCTAtcccccgcctcccaaaTATCCTCAAGTGCCATCCTCTCGCCCAATCCCTTACCACGCACCGCCCTCTCTGCGACCTGTCCCGCCTGCCCGTCCGCTCCCGCCACCGCGCCCACAACATGCGCCGACTCAATCCCAATTTGCCCGACCGCCTGTTCCTCCCGTCCCAAGGCCCTACTCGGTACAGCCGTCCCACGCAGGCCAGTCGGCTCGGCCAGGGCCGCAAGGTGACATTATTGCTCAGCTCCAGTCCCAGCTCGCTGCCGCCCAGTCGGAGCTTGCAAACGCCAGAGGGGAggccctcatcatccgatCAAAGTACGACAAGATACAGAACGACCGTGATTCCGAGGTTGCACGTTTGAGGAAATTACACGAGGAGACATTGGCAAAACATGAGCGGGAACTGAACGACTTCCGGGCAACAACTCGCAATGTTACCACCGAGCTTCAGTTTGCCCAGCAGGATCTTAGAGAGGGCTTAGGACGaggaaagagcaaaaagaaggacGGCGCATCCACACCGAAAAAGAACCACAAATTTTGGGGGCAGGCCGACGGATTCGACGATATGGAAGTCGTATCAAGCCCTACCAAAGGCTCTCGGAGGAGGGATGCAAttcccaccatcccatctGCTGGCGAGCGTACGCCTTCCaagggtgggaagaggaagcgcGGGCACGTCTTTGCTAGCCCGAAACATGGCCtcgaggtggatgagaaCGCACTTGGACCAGATCGTGGGGCGACTCGTGAAGTAATAACCCCAACGATCATCATATCGACTGCCAACGCTCTTCCGTATGAC TTCTTAAGGCTGGTCCTGGATCACAGTGCACTCCGTGACCAGCCCCCGACGTTCGATCTCTTCTCCAGGTTTACATTCCCTTCAGATCCCAGTCAGACGTTCTCCACCGTTATCTTCCAGAAGCTGTCTCGGTTGGGCAGCCCCAAGGAGCCGCTTCTGTTGCTGGCCGACTTTGCCGAGCTCGTGATTGACTTGTGGCAGCGCTGTCTATCTGAGCGCTACCACGCACCGATTTACTATTTAGCATCGTTGGTGCTTTACACTCTTGATTTGAATGCTGTGGTGGTAGCGCCCCGCATCACATCTTCTCTGGTCCCAGTGTGTACAACGACCTGTCAGCTCATTGCCCTCCAGCGGCACCACAGCCCTGATGGGGATTTGTGCAACCACGCCGACCCTGCAATCCGACAGTTGAGTCTTGATATTGACGTTACCCAGTGTCTCGCCCTGCTATATCTTACTGCACTGGGATGCGCCGCACCGGCGCGTGGCCAGGCTGGGGCCGAGGAGACCGCAGAGACAACGAAGCACTCACCCCTCGTTCAGTTCTGGCGCACGGTCGAGCCCGAGTTTGTTCTGCGCATGCTGTCGGTCAAACACCCTGAACGAGACTGGTATGGGATGCTGTCGTTGCTGTGGACGTCGGTTTTGCCCGACAGCATAGGGCCCATCCCAAGCCCAGTGTTGGCGACATCCACCGCCCGCTCCAAAGCAAAGGATTTGGACCAGGTGTCCAAGGAGACGATAAAGGCTGTGTCGTTGTTTCTGAATGAGTCACCGAGGTGGGCGCCCAAAGGTTCCGTCAAGGAATTAGAGGTGAGGACCGCGACTTTGCGAACGCTGTTGATTTTTACCTCTAGTCCGTATGGCATGGTGCAGGCGGCCAGGAGTGAAGTTGTCATCCCGCGTCTTGTTACAGTGTTGTGCTGGGCTATTGACCGACTGTATGACTTGGATGGCGGGTTGCCAGCAATAGTTCAGAATCCGGCGGCGAGAGGTAGCATACACAGCTTTACGAACGAGGCCGAAGCGGATGATCCCGACGGTCAAGAcggtgaggaagagaagcTTGCATCGTTGTTGCCCCGATTCATCGCACGGGCAATCCTGTTGCTCCACACGCTGGTCACACACCCACGCACAGCAGATGTGGTTCAAATGGGAGCTAAGCTGTCAGCCTCCCAAGGAGGGTCCCAGCGATACCTACTTACGCTCGCCAggctttgctttgctgaaGAGGAGCTGGTTTTGGAGGCCGGCATCGACCTGGCGACGGCTGAGCTGGCTCGAGAGCTCATTGAGCTTTCGGTGACGCctgtcgagggcgaggagatgAGCAAGGCGTTTGGTTGA